From the genome of Leptolyngbya iicbica LK, one region includes:
- a CDS encoding circadian clock protein KaiA has product MHAHFLVGGFTPSGSLQHALETVLDKRTYQVYTDPEITSFLQWAQQNRHRIDCLVLEFSSDLATPLEQLKEQDILLPVLLVDLASNVVCDSDAEDHAPTNVIQVSASCQTLAVSYHEKVICVAASDLRQLDNYIQQAISQFLKLPYGQPATEDVAPPSADDPHFTLSLQQQRLAEKLRERLGYMGVFYKRDPSNFVRNLDPEQRAALFAQLRKDYRLLVLSYFKDNSSLNDKIDSLVNTAFFADVSVSKIVEIHMELMETFAKQLKLEGRSEEILLDYRLTLIDVIAHLCEMYRRSIPRETFER; this is encoded by the coding sequence TTGCATGCACATTTTCTAGTTGGCGGCTTTACCCCCAGTGGCTCGCTGCAACACGCCTTAGAAACCGTGCTGGATAAGCGCACCTATCAAGTTTATACGGATCCGGAAATCACTTCTTTTCTGCAATGGGCGCAGCAAAATCGCCATCGTATTGATTGCTTAGTGCTGGAATTTTCATCGGACTTGGCCACGCCGCTCGAGCAACTCAAGGAGCAAGATATTTTGCTGCCAGTGCTGCTGGTTGATTTGGCGAGTAATGTGGTGTGCGATTCGGACGCTGAAGACCACGCCCCGACTAACGTCATCCAAGTTTCAGCGAGCTGCCAAACCCTGGCCGTTAGCTATCACGAAAAGGTGATTTGTGTGGCCGCCTCTGATTTAAGACAGCTCGATAACTACATCCAACAGGCCATTAGTCAGTTTCTCAAGCTGCCGTATGGGCAGCCTGCTACTGAAGATGTAGCTCCCCCGTCGGCTGATGATCCTCACTTCACCTTGAGTTTGCAGCAGCAGCGCCTCGCCGAGAAGCTGCGCGAACGGTTGGGATATATGGGGGTGTTTTATAAGCGTGATCCGAGCAATTTTGTCCGAAACCTGGACCCAGAGCAACGAGCGGCTCTGTTTGCCCAACTCCGCAAAGACTATCGCCTGTTGGTGCTGTCCTATTTCAAAGACAACAGTTCTTTGAATGACAAGATCGATAGCTTGGTCAACACGGCTTTTTTTGCCGATGTCTCAGTTTCTAAAATTGTCGAAATCCACATGGAGCTGATGGAGACTTTTGCGAAGCAGCTGAAGCTGGAAGGTCGGAGCGAAGAGATTTTGCTCGACTACCGCTTGACGCTGATTGATGTGATCGCCCATCTCTGTGAGATGTATCGCCGCTCCATTCCCCGCGAAACCTTTGAGCGTTAG
- a CDS encoding sensor histidine kinase, giving the protein MTLPSLAEFIRLMPASVVTAPPSRWLADCLASQGDYLVLMDQEHAPIYGLSLSQLLQLNQTSNAALMPPVSNHLKASSAPVTETAQIDEIADELHLIEQQTPLDTVIQQVVTAPDQPWAVVDHQGRYQGMLDIPRLLANIVRSAAVAQAADAEAIAPPAPDSMASQSQTALLTYLGHELKTPLTSLLGLSSLLKMGSENLTPRQIRYTGLIQQHCRRLAAWVNTLVDLGRIESGTLRLVPQVIDLSSLWAEAYSQAALRAGLEQHTPGLSVPLALQSASPPLTLVADEVRLRQMLSCLMQTALVNRDAVPAGESRLLDIVQWDNWLGFAISGMTDRFALEHLSQAMTIRPFAAAPAAATPLSAEMGHWLEWLLVRKLAQLHQGELVMTVHHDTETVIRPTLLLPISPLPDATRSSRFLLVVAPFESDSLARLWQQANQLNYQLLITTHSQAAMEIAAHLPVAAVLVLLQSQQMREDLQTLKAGLAANNQLLIALVPPHLSAYLGELPVDRELLWPTDGLGSVLLQPPTTLPAPSRLTILYLRSEEQTASPNPKFPHVFHDFGCRVLEVDDLQQASLLKRVWRPDVAVLDPEIVDPQTYLQTLSQLSELTALPLITLTMGATQAAHAIAQLSVFPCLVAETAWNTPESAERMSAWLVQVLQVAATESTS; this is encoded by the coding sequence ATGACACTGCCATCGCTGGCTGAATTCATCCGGTTAATGCCGGCTAGCGTGGTAACTGCACCCCCGAGCCGCTGGCTAGCCGATTGCTTAGCGAGTCAGGGCGACTATTTGGTATTGATGGATCAAGAGCACGCTCCCATTTATGGCCTATCGTTGAGCCAACTGCTGCAGCTCAACCAAACGTCGAATGCAGCGTTAATGCCCCCCGTCTCAAACCATCTCAAGGCTTCATCCGCCCCGGTCACAGAAACCGCCCAAATCGATGAAATTGCCGATGAGCTGCATCTGATTGAACAACAAACACCCCTAGACACGGTCATTCAACAGGTGGTGACGGCACCCGATCAGCCTTGGGCCGTGGTCGACCATCAGGGTCGCTACCAGGGCATGTTAGATATTCCTCGCCTGTTGGCTAATATCGTGCGGTCGGCAGCCGTTGCCCAAGCGGCTGATGCGGAGGCGATCGCGCCCCCAGCACCAGACTCTATGGCGTCGCAGAGTCAGACGGCGTTGCTCACCTACCTGGGGCACGAGCTCAAAACGCCGCTGACCTCGCTGTTAGGCTTATCCAGTCTGCTCAAAATGGGGAGCGAAAATCTCACGCCCCGGCAAATCCGCTATACCGGCCTGATTCAGCAGCATTGTCGGCGATTGGCCGCCTGGGTCAACACCCTGGTGGATCTAGGGCGAATCGAAAGCGGCACCCTGCGCCTGGTGCCTCAAGTGATTGATTTATCCTCCCTTTGGGCCGAAGCTTACAGCCAAGCCGCTCTTAGGGCGGGACTTGAACAACACACTCCGGGTTTATCCGTTCCTCTCGCGTTACAGAGCGCCTCTCCCCCGCTCACATTGGTGGCCGACGAGGTGCGCCTGCGGCAAATGCTCAGCTGTCTGATGCAAACCGCTTTGGTTAATCGCGACGCAGTCCCCGCAGGAGAATCTCGCCTGCTCGATATTGTGCAGTGGGACAACTGGCTGGGATTTGCCATATCGGGTATGACCGATCGCTTTGCCCTAGAGCATCTATCACAGGCCATGACGATTCGCCCGTTTGCGGCGGCTCCGGCGGCGGCCACCCCCTTATCCGCCGAAATGGGGCATTGGCTAGAGTGGTTGCTCGTGCGCAAACTCGCCCAACTGCACCAAGGCGAACTCGTAATGACCGTGCATCACGACACAGAAACCGTCATTCGGCCCACTTTACTGCTGCCCATTTCACCCCTGCCCGATGCCACTAGAAGCAGTCGCTTTTTGCTGGTGGTGGCCCCGTTCGAGTCCGATTCACTCGCCCGGCTTTGGCAACAGGCCAATCAGTTGAATTATCAGTTGTTGATCACAACGCACAGCCAAGCCGCGATGGAGATAGCCGCCCACTTGCCCGTGGCGGCAGTTTTGGTGCTGCTGCAATCGCAGCAAATGCGGGAAGATTTGCAAACGCTGAAGGCTGGTTTGGCGGCTAATAATCAGTTACTTATTGCGCTGGTGCCGCCGCATCTTTCGGCTTATTTGGGTGAACTGCCCGTTGATCGAGAACTGCTATGGCCAACGGATGGGTTGGGCAGCGTGTTGCTACAACCGCCCACGACCCTGCCAGCACCAAGTCGCCTGACGATTTTATATTTGCGATCAGAAGAACAAACCGCTTCGCCTAACCCTAAATTCCCCCATGTTTTTCATGATTTTGGCTGTCGGGTCTTAGAGGTCGATGACTTGCAGCAGGCCAGTTTACTCAAGCGAGTGTGGCGACCGGATGTAGCGGTACTCGACCCGGAAATAGTCGATCCGCAGACTTACCTGCAAACGTTGAGTCAACTCAGCGAATTAACCGCACTGCCCCTGATTACGCTGACCATGGGGGCCACTCAGGCCGCCCATGCGATCGCTCAATTGTCAGTGTTTCCCTGCCTGGTCGCCGAAACGGCGTGGAATACGCCCGAATCGGCGGAGCGCATGTCGGCCTGGTTAGTGCAAGTGCTGCAAGTTGCCGCCACCGAAAGCACGAGTTAA
- a CDS encoding S-layer homology domain-containing protein, with protein MSQIVYRLLLNGTSLATLLALFAPLLSPFAALSLVTDAATAATLEANADAGQVAELPEDQLKDDDGDDDDYDDDGDDDDDDDDDDDDDDDDDDDDGYERVETEVIRETTTTTTVTEVTYTDISTDYWAGDFIYRLASINVVSGYPDGEFLPNTYLTKAHYAAMVTKAFNKTAVREVVNIRNVSQYYWAYDALREAYAEGWIDLADDDTFDPESTLTKLEMWVMLARSLGYTEITSTTTTVEEILSVFDDADTIPVEYREIVAALVERGIIVNYPVVTELNLFELVTRAEACSYLYQAMASMNLVDMFYSQYIVDVVGFFETVETTTTTTETNTVIVDDDDDDDDDDRRRNCNQGRGNGSEGCDPGNSRPHGGSNDGD; from the coding sequence ATGAGCCAGATTGTTTATCGTTTGCTGCTGAACGGTACATCTCTTGCCACGCTCCTCGCGCTGTTTGCGCCTCTCTTGTCGCCATTCGCTGCCTTATCACTGGTGACCGATGCGGCCACCGCTGCCACCCTTGAGGCCAATGCCGACGCAGGGCAAGTCGCAGAACTGCCCGAAGACCAACTCAAGGACGACGATGGGGATGATGACGACTATGACGACGATGGGGATGACGACGACGACGATGATGACGACGATGACGACGATGACGACGATGATGATGACGATGGCTATGAGCGCGTAGAAACCGAAGTCATTCGCGAAACCACCACGACTACAACCGTCACCGAAGTCACCTATACCGACATTTCAACGGATTACTGGGCGGGCGACTTTATTTACCGACTCGCCTCCATTAACGTGGTTTCGGGCTATCCCGATGGCGAATTTTTGCCCAATACTTATCTCACCAAGGCCCACTATGCGGCCATGGTGACCAAAGCATTCAACAAAACTGCGGTGCGCGAGGTGGTCAATATTCGCAATGTCTCCCAGTACTACTGGGCCTACGATGCACTGCGTGAAGCCTATGCCGAAGGGTGGATCGATCTGGCCGATGACGATACCTTTGACCCCGAATCGACCCTGACCAAGCTGGAAATGTGGGTGATGCTGGCGCGATCGCTCGGCTATACCGAAATCACCTCGACCACGACCACGGTGGAAGAAATCCTCAGTGTCTTTGATGATGCCGACACCATTCCGGTGGAATATCGCGAGATTGTTGCGGCCTTGGTAGAACGGGGCATCATCGTCAACTATCCGGTGGTCACCGAATTAAATCTCTTTGAATTGGTGACTCGCGCCGAAGCGTGCTCTTACTTGTATCAAGCGATGGCGAGTATGAATCTCGTGGACATGTTCTATTCGCAATACATCGTGGATGTGGTGGGTTTCTTTGAGACAGTGGAGACCACGACCACCACGACTGAGACAAACACAGTCATTGTTGACGACGACGACGATGATGACGACGACGATCGCCGCCGCAACTGCAATCAGGGCCGAGGCAATGGCTCCGAAGGCTGTGATCCGGGCAACTCTCGCCCCCACGGCGGCAGCAACGATGGTGACTAA
- a CDS encoding DUF2358 domain-containing protein: MAIAVDYEPILATLRADLPTLFEQDISYDIYTRDICFKDPVNQFKGKLNYRIIFWTLRFHGRLFFSDLHFDVHEVRVADELTIRVDWTVRGTLRLPWQPRLFFNGYSLYALNEDGKIYDHRDTWDRSPGEILQQFWRGSDEQPTP, encoded by the coding sequence ATGGCGATCGCGGTAGATTATGAGCCGATTCTGGCGACCTTGCGGGCCGACCTGCCCACCTTGTTTGAGCAAGATATTTCCTACGACATTTACACCCGCGACATCTGCTTCAAAGACCCCGTTAACCAGTTCAAAGGCAAGCTGAACTATCGCATCATTTTTTGGACCCTGCGCTTCCACGGTCGTCTCTTCTTCAGTGATTTGCACTTTGATGTGCACGAGGTGCGCGTAGCCGACGAGCTCACCATTCGCGTCGATTGGACTGTGCGCGGCACCCTGCGCCTGCCCTGGCAGCCCCGCCTCTTCTTTAACGGCTATTCCCTCTATGCCTTGAACGAAGACGGCAAAATTTATGATCACCGCGACACCTGGGACCGATCGCCAGGCGAAATTCTCCAACAATTCTGGCGGGGTTCAGACGAGCAACCGACTCCGTAA
- a CDS encoding DUF1499 domain-containing protein, producing the protein MIAALPGFKALFSGSRPSNIGVKEGRLAACPSSPNCVVSQGEEDAEHAIAPLTYDSDMATAVAKLREVVAAQEGSEVIEQTDTYLYAEFTSKLMGFVDDVEFYFSLAEPGTIHVRSASRLGQSDLGVNRKRIEAIRAAFAA; encoded by the coding sequence ATGATTGCTGCACTACCTGGATTCAAAGCTCTTTTTAGCGGTTCGCGCCCTAGCAACATTGGGGTAAAAGAGGGCCGTTTGGCCGCTTGCCCCAGCAGTCCCAACTGCGTCGTGAGCCAGGGGGAAGAAGATGCGGAACACGCGATCGCCCCTCTGACCTATGACAGTGACATGGCCACTGCCGTCGCCAAACTACGCGAAGTGGTGGCAGCCCAGGAAGGCAGCGAAGTCATCGAACAAACCGACACCTACCTCTATGCCGAGTTCACCAGCAAGCTGATGGGCTTTGTGGATGATGTGGAATTCTACTTTTCGCTGGCGGAACCGGGCACGATTCATGTGCGATCGGCGTCGCGACTGGGCCAGTCCGACCTGGGGGTAAACCGCAAGCGCATTGAGGCCATTCGCGCTGCCTTTGCGGCGTAA
- a CDS encoding PPC domain-containing DNA-binding protein: MAHSAVAATALTPYCLRLSPGDDLKQCLQSFTESQAIAAGCILTTVGSLQQASLRFAGQDRATLLTGRFEIVSLVGTLSPEGLHLHLAIADSQGQMIGGHVMPGCLIYTTAEIVVGGLSGVTFQRRLDAQTGYRELEIAGGTPDESTRLTD, translated from the coding sequence ATGGCTCACTCCGCTGTCGCAGCAACTGCCCTGACCCCCTATTGCCTGCGACTCTCACCGGGCGATGATCTAAAGCAATGCCTGCAAAGCTTTACTGAATCGCAGGCGATCGCGGCGGGGTGCATTTTGACGACGGTAGGCAGCTTGCAGCAGGCGAGCTTGCGCTTTGCCGGACAAGATCGCGCCACGCTTCTCACTGGGCGCTTTGAAATCGTGTCGCTGGTGGGCACCCTGTCGCCCGAAGGCCTGCACCTGCATTTGGCGATCGCAGATAGCCAAGGCCAAATGATCGGCGGCCACGTCATGCCGGGCTGTTTGATTTACACCACAGCGGAAATTGTCGTGGGAGGACTGTCAGGGGTGACCTTCCAGCGGCGGTTGGATGCCCAAACGGGATATCGGGAATTGGAGATCGCCGGCGGCACACCCGATGAATCCACCCGCCTGACGGATTGA
- a CDS encoding bifunctional sterol desaturase/short chain dehydrogenase produces MGSILPLRHERGSAFHPLSRLMGKSLSFQNKVVAVTGASGTMGRALITELQHQGATAIALTTSPQADFVDDVRVVSWQAGHEAELQAVFREVDILVINHGINVHGDRTATAIAKSLEINSLSVLALMDTFIAAHADPTDKEIWVNTSEAEVGPALSPLYEISKRLIGDLITLKRQDAPCTIRKIILGPFKSNLNPVGVMSADRVAKGVIARAKRDRRNIIVTINPLTFVAFPLKETAQSLYFRLFSRS; encoded by the coding sequence ATGGGAAGCATTCTGCCGCTGCGGCACGAACGCGGTTCAGCATTTCACCCTCTCTCCAGACTGATGGGCAAATCGCTTTCATTTCAAAATAAAGTGGTGGCCGTGACCGGCGCGTCGGGCACCATGGGCCGCGCGCTGATTACCGAATTGCAGCACCAAGGGGCCACCGCGATCGCCCTCACCACTTCGCCCCAAGCGGATTTTGTCGACGACGTGCGAGTGGTGTCCTGGCAGGCAGGTCACGAGGCCGAGTTGCAAGCAGTTTTCCGAGAGGTGGATATTTTGGTGATTAACCACGGCATCAATGTCCACGGCGATCGCACTGCGACCGCGATCGCCAAATCCCTGGAGATCAACAGCCTGTCTGTTCTCGCCCTGATGGATACTTTCATCGCGGCTCACGCCGACCCGACCGACAAAGAAATTTGGGTCAACACTTCCGAAGCGGAGGTCGGTCCTGCCCTCAGCCCCCTCTACGAAATTTCGAAACGGCTCATCGGCGATCTGATCACCCTGAAACGCCAGGATGCCCCCTGCACGATTCGCAAAATCATCCTCGGCCCCTTTAAAAGCAACTTGAATCCCGTCGGGGTGATGTCTGCTGATCGGGTCGCGAAAGGGGTGATTGCTCGGGCCAAGCGCGATCGCCGCAACATTATCGTCACCATCAATCCCCTCACGTTTGTGGCCTTTCCCCTCAAAGAAACGGCCCAGTCACTGTACTTTCGATTGTTTTCGCGATCATAG
- a CDS encoding DUF6602 domain-containing protein, translating into MNNKENFFDSFFSSYSYELKSQMKRLDTLIGRDHWLSVGNYKESILRKLIRNTIPKKFEVSTGFILASDEQGNPIKSKQIDIIIWDSHEFSPVFQDEEFVIVPPEACRAVVEVKSTFNRKSMLKALSSLDTILEFVRTPLLQNCQIKKYAFFFDKKSDCFPDDIFDCLIEFYSDISDFPLQVRVDCTKSRWPQDRSWQLFSIDGIFVLGEGMVLRRVRGFNQRDVKFMFEAYKTAGKNLDLDHTYSVFEHEIQRSINNNYSPGLYYTKQPGLQSIINNISIAKLLRDAVMIFPAISEKDLYNDIPKESVYKLK; encoded by the coding sequence ATGAATAATAAAGAAAATTTCTTTGATAGTTTCTTCTCATCCTATAGTTATGAATTAAAGAGCCAGATGAAGCGCTTGGACACATTGATAGGCAGAGATCATTGGCTAAGTGTAGGAAATTACAAAGAGTCGATATTGAGGAAGCTTATCCGGAACACGATACCGAAAAAATTTGAGGTTAGCACTGGATTCATCTTGGCTTCTGATGAACAGGGAAATCCTATCAAGTCCAAACAAATTGACATTATCATATGGGATTCGCATGAATTTTCGCCTGTATTTCAGGATGAAGAATTTGTGATCGTACCACCTGAGGCTTGTCGTGCTGTCGTAGAAGTTAAAAGCACTTTCAATAGAAAAAGCATGCTTAAAGCTCTGAGCTCACTTGATACAATCCTCGAATTTGTCCGAACTCCTCTTCTGCAAAACTGCCAGATCAAGAAGTATGCATTCTTTTTCGATAAAAAAAGCGATTGTTTTCCAGATGACATCTTTGATTGCTTGATTGAATTTTATTCGGACATTTCTGATTTCCCCTTGCAAGTAAGAGTCGATTGCACTAAGTCCAGGTGGCCTCAAGATAGATCCTGGCAATTATTCTCCATTGATGGAATCTTTGTTTTAGGAGAGGGGATGGTTTTGCGAAGAGTTAGAGGCTTTAATCAAAGGGATGTCAAATTCATGTTTGAAGCTTATAAGACTGCTGGCAAAAACTTGGATTTAGACCATACTTACTCTGTTTTTGAACACGAAATTCAAAGATCAATAAATAATAATTACAGTCCCGGCTTGTACTACACTAAGCAACCTGGATTGCAATCTATCATCAATAATATTTCAATAGCTAAGCTTTTGAGAGATGCAGTTATGATTTTTCCCGCAATAAGTGAGAAGGATCTTTATAATGACATCCCTAAAGAAAGCGTGTACAAGCTGAAATGA
- a CDS encoding nuclear transport factor 2 family protein produces the protein MTDFQEILNIAQAAFADFAAGLANGDWQPFLDRLSNDVTFWFPAGPFKGHNQGKEKIAAFLAMVPQVFPGGLTLEVVQITSNATTVVFEVRSTGRMGSEPYENQAAIAFDLRDGQICAYREYLGVVFQLGQ, from the coding sequence ATGACTGACTTTCAAGAAATCTTGAACATTGCCCAAGCGGCCTTTGCAGATTTTGCCGCCGGACTCGCCAATGGTGACTGGCAACCCTTTCTCGATCGCCTCAGCAATGACGTGACTTTTTGGTTTCCTGCTGGCCCCTTCAAAGGTCACAACCAGGGCAAAGAAAAGATCGCGGCCTTTCTCGCCATGGTGCCCCAGGTCTTCCCCGGTGGACTGACGCTGGAAGTCGTGCAGATCACGAGCAATGCAACCACCGTCGTGTTTGAAGTGCGATCCACAGGCCGCATGGGGAGCGAGCCATACGAAAATCAGGCCGCGATCGCCTTCGACCTTCGGGATGGCCAAATCTGCGCTTACCGCGAGTATCTGGGCGTCGTCTTCCAACTGGGACAGTAA
- a CDS encoding DUF928 domain-containing protein, whose product MFVSHSPQPHVLSALRAFAGGISCLLAIASPTWAQSSPTPAPLSADVLISNARAYDPPAGSTGGGANTGGGIRGCNGEMIALAPAFHTPGQTFSAYPTFVWYLSEDVADRLEFTLFHQGPTGETEIFSQEILPGEAGYQAFTLPADAEPLGVGETYRWQTTRYCDANNPGAIQWVESEITVVEPPRSLALLETVAPTPWQKGIRFARAGYWYDALAQVYAANTVDDQALRQALLLDIADLAAETNNSTANRWSDRLRSLVETP is encoded by the coding sequence ATGTTTGTGTCACATTCGCCCCAACCTCACGTTTTATCTGCACTGCGCGCCTTTGCTGGCGGGATCAGTTGTCTGCTCGCGATCGCCAGCCCCACTTGGGCTCAGTCATCGCCTACCCCCGCACCCTTATCCGCCGACGTTCTCATCAGCAATGCCCGCGCCTATGATCCGCCCGCTGGTTCCACTGGGGGCGGTGCGAATACCGGGGGTGGCATTCGGGGCTGTAACGGTGAAATGATTGCCCTCGCCCCAGCCTTTCATACCCCTGGTCAAACCTTCTCGGCATATCCCACGTTTGTGTGGTACCTCAGTGAAGACGTTGCCGATCGCTTGGAATTTACCCTCTTTCACCAGGGCCCTACCGGCGAAACCGAAATTTTCAGCCAAGAAATTCTCCCCGGCGAAGCGGGCTATCAAGCCTTCACGCTACCAGCCGATGCTGAGCCGCTCGGAGTCGGTGAAACCTATCGTTGGCAAACCACACGGTACTGTGATGCCAATAATCCAGGTGCCATTCAGTGGGTTGAGTCCGAAATCACTGTCGTTGAGCCGCCCCGCAGCTTAGCATTGCTAGAGACTGTAGCGCCGACCCCCTGGCAAAAGGGCATCCGATTTGCCCGCGCCGGTTACTGGTATGACGCCTTGGCCCAGGTCTACGCTGCTAACACCGTGGACGATCAAGCTCTGCGCCAAGCCTTGCTGCTGGATATCGCTGATCTCGCAGCAGAAACCAATAACAGCACCGCGAATCGCTGGAGCGATCGCCTGCGAAGCCTGGTCGAAACGCCCTAA
- a CDS encoding FAD-dependent oxidoreductase encodes MVKVVQVTRVGVAAGTAIALFAPGWFNIAAQAQSLAPDEVTALPVVPDEVVACDLLIVGGGLSGTAAAYQALKAGHTVCLTEMTDWVGGQISSQGTTALDESRRQRQLLFYPAGYNELRQRVEAKYGELDPGRCWVSATCFLPYDAHAILFDMLEDAADEGHGVLKWFPNTVPKELEFSADGTQIVSMVGIQHRPQPGTPPLNTEPLSAVIEDFYTYEDSARFAKSAIQFVPPGNPPEGPADWYVIEATETGELIAMADVPYRLGLDPKSHLNPSSPVTEQDPYCTQGFTYTFAMEKTEEPTIPAVPEYYPQYEPYFSWEQVRDFDAQDYYDFVFTYRRIWAAEPERTETIAGVPRPRPGDISMQNWTWGNDYRPGNAVDNLIYSHDQLAELGQLEPGGWLGGLRQETLRRGEENAISYYYWMVIGEGDSQLDDSLKEPVLNSRYVSGYDSPMGTAHGLSKFPYIREARRIVGRPSFGYDDGFEINEVDFTWIDFNDPFYEENLDPATYERLRVEVAGQGAIDALVNETPPGEIPQRQRARIYPDSIGIAQYAIDFHPCMLESPPEKPGNIERPGVRQAHGQAYPTQIPLRALIPQRVDNLLVTGKGLAMSTIAAAAYRVHSYEWSVGVGAAATADFALRNNVLPYQLVDETPMLDPLMYELRRELELSGNPTQFPGTSIFNEDWEDWRPW; translated from the coding sequence ATGGTGAAGGTTGTTCAGGTGACTCGGGTGGGCGTTGCTGCGGGAACTGCGATCGCGCTCTTCGCACCCGGTTGGTTCAACATTGCGGCCCAGGCTCAAAGTCTCGCTCCTGATGAGGTGACTGCGCTTCCTGTCGTGCCCGATGAAGTTGTGGCTTGTGACCTGTTGATTGTGGGGGGCGGGTTGTCCGGCACAGCAGCGGCCTATCAGGCTCTAAAAGCAGGCCACACCGTTTGTCTGACAGAAATGACCGACTGGGTCGGCGGGCAAATTTCATCTCAGGGCACCACCGCGCTGGATGAATCTCGTCGCCAGCGCCAACTCCTCTTTTACCCCGCTGGCTACAACGAGTTACGCCAACGAGTCGAAGCCAAGTATGGTGAACTTGATCCCGGTCGCTGCTGGGTCAGCGCCACCTGCTTCTTGCCCTACGACGCCCACGCCATTTTGTTCGACATGCTCGAAGACGCGGCTGACGAAGGGCATGGGGTCTTGAAATGGTTTCCCAACACCGTCCCCAAAGAGCTAGAATTCAGCGCCGACGGCACTCAAATCGTCAGTATGGTGGGCATTCAACACCGTCCTCAACCGGGGACACCGCCCCTGAATACGGAACCCCTATCGGCGGTGATTGAAGACTTTTACACCTACGAAGATTCGGCCCGCTTTGCCAAAAGTGCGATTCAATTTGTGCCGCCCGGAAATCCTCCTGAAGGCCCAGCCGACTGGTACGTCATCGAAGCGACGGAAACCGGCGAACTGATTGCCATGGCTGATGTGCCCTATCGATTGGGGCTTGATCCCAAGTCTCACCTCAATCCCTCGTCGCCAGTGACCGAACAAGATCCCTATTGCACCCAGGGCTTTACCTACACCTTTGCAATGGAAAAGACCGAGGAACCGACGATCCCAGCCGTTCCCGAGTACTATCCTCAGTACGAGCCCTACTTTAGTTGGGAGCAAGTGCGCGATTTTGACGCCCAAGACTATTACGATTTTGTCTTTACTTATCGCCGCATTTGGGCCGCTGAACCCGAGCGCACGGAGACGATCGCGGGGGTTCCTCGTCCCCGTCCGGGCGATATCTCGATGCAAAACTGGACGTGGGGCAACGACTATCGTCCCGGCAACGCCGTAGATAACCTGATTTATTCCCATGATCAGCTAGCGGAGTTGGGACAGCTAGAACCGGGAGGCTGGCTTGGGGGGCTGCGACAAGAAACCCTGCGGCGCGGCGAAGAGAATGCCATCAGCTACTACTACTGGATGGTGATTGGCGAAGGCGACTCTCAATTGGATGACAGCCTTAAAGAACCCGTACTGAACAGTCGCTATGTGTCTGGCTATGACTCACCGATGGGCACTGCTCACGGACTGTCGAAATTCCCGTATATCCGGGAGGCGCGGCGAATTGTGGGTCGGCCCTCTTTTGGCTACGACGACGGATTTGAAATTAACGAGGTCGATTTCACTTGGATTGATTTCAATGACCCGTTTTATGAAGAAAACCTGGATCCCGCTACCTATGAACGGCTGCGGGTAGAGGTCGCTGGGCAAGGCGCGATCGATGCCCTGGTCAATGAAACCCCACCCGGCGAAATTCCCCAACGGCAGCGGGCCAGAATTTATCCCGACTCCATTGGCATTGCCCAGTATGCGATCGACTTTCATCCCTGCATGTTAGAGAGTCCTCCGGAAAAACCGGGCAATATTGAACGCCCCGGGGTGCGGCAGGCTCACGGTCAGGCGTATCCGACACAGATCCCGCTGCGGGCGTTGATTCCCCAACGAGTCGATAACTTGCTGGTGACGGGCAAAGGGTTGGCGATGAGCACGATCGCCGCCGCCGCTTACCGGGTTCATTCTTACGAGTGGTCGGTGGGAGTCGGGGCCGCGGCCACCGCTGACTTTGCCTTACGCAACAACGTCTTGCCCTACCAGCTAGTTGATGAGACTCCCATGCTCGACCCACTAATGTATGAACTGAGACGCGAGCTCGAACTCAGCGGCAACCCCACCCAGTTTCCAGGCACGTCCATTTTCAACGAAGATTGGGAAGATTGGCGGCCTTGGTAG